The Triticum urartu cultivar G1812 unplaced genomic scaffold, Tu2.1 TuUngrouped_contig_5233, whole genome shotgun sequence genome contains the following window.
ACCCGAAGTAATTTTTCCCATATCTTCTGCCCGCTCGCCAGCAAATATAACGAGGGGCGCGGGAGAGGCCGGTGGGTCGGTATAGGGACTCAATGTCGGCGGCCGTTGGCGTAGTAGGTCAAACCCTATCATGAGGGTAAATTTCACGCCATACTGCATATCCGATGGTATGAAGCTGATTTTAATGGAGCGAAGCAGTCTCAAACAAGCCCTAAACCAGCCATTGGTCAGCTCGGCAACCAATTAACCTGTCTGGGCCGGCCTGGAGATGGGTTGAGTCGGGCCTTTGTGGTTCCATCCACTTGCTCATGGGCCTGAAGATACTGGATCAGCTACACAGCGTTCTCCCCAACCGCCCACGTCTCGTTAGGTTTCCCGTGCGTTCAACTCCGACCCCACGTTTTTTTTAACTCCAAttcccagcgccgccgccgccattccCCGTCTCGCTCCGCCGCTGGAGCCACAACCCTCCTCCTCGACCGGCTCTTCCCCGCACAACTCCTCCCTCACCCCTCTCTGTGAAGACCTGGACCGAAGCCACCGCCGGTCACCGGATCTGCTCCCTGCCGCTGCCGCCGGCCCATAGAGGATCCCGTCCTCGTCCGGCCAGCAGGCGGCGATGGCAGCGAGGGCCCTCGGGCTCGCCGGCCGAGCACTCTTGCGACCGCTCGCCTCACCAGGCGCCCCGCGCCTGCTGTCAACTGACAAGGTACGTTTACCAGCTCCCCGGTCTAACTGTTCGACATTGCTCACTTCCGTTGCATTTCCAGCTAATTAGGCCCATCTAGCCGGCAACACGTTAGTAGAGTGAATCTCATGAACTGAAACAGATAGATAAATTCACAATGCTCGGTGCCAATTCAACCAGTGATGTAATTTCATTTCGTGGGGAttagaagaagaaaagaagaaaacagAGGAGTTCTTGTAATCATTTCTTTGTTTCTTTGCTACTGTACTTGCACCTCCTTTGCCATTTCCAGCTAACCTAACGAATTAACCGTGTCCGGTGCCTGTTGGTGACCGCAAATGCTTGCTGCTATAGCCTTAAATCTTGTTAGCTGATACATTGCTATAAGTACACGCACTTTTTCTGCATTTTTTTTCCCAAGTTTTGCCGAGACATCAACAGAGTGGTCGGTCTTGTTATCCGGTGCTTGATACAATTTGAATCTTGATTTGTGCTTTTGCAGGGTCCATTGCAGGGCCTCACGAACGCCGGTGATCCGATGAGTCGCCTCATCATGCAAGCACGGAACCAGACTGATGGCGGTTTCCCTCGTCACTTTGCTGAGAATGGATTCACAGCTGGTGGTGGCAGGATGGGTGGAAACGGATTGACAGCCGGTGATGGCAGGATGGGGGGAAACGGATTCACAGCCGGGGGTGGCAGGATGGGGGGAAACGGATTCACAGCCGGGGGTGGCAGGATGGGGGGAAACGGATTCACAGCCGGGGGTGGCAGGATGGGGGGAAACGGATTCACAGCCGGGGGTGGCAGGATGGGGGGAAACGGATTCACAGCCGGGGGTGGCAGGATGGGGGGAAACGGATTCACAGCCGGGGGTGGCAGGATGGGGGGAAACGGATTCACAGCCGGGGGGGGGAGGGCGGGCCGGGTTAACATGGAAATGCTGCGGCCAGCCGGGGCTCCGCGCGGAAAGAGGGGCGTTCTCCAAGTCACGCTCAAGGGGAAGAAGACCTTTGTGACTGTGACGGACGTCAAGGGGAACAGGAAGGCTGGGGCTTCCGCTGGCTGTTTGGAGGATCGAAAGGGGCGGTCTCGTCTTGCTCGGTATGCTGGTGAAGCAACAGGGGAACACATGGGTCGAGTTGCCAGCAAGATTGGCCTCAAATCGGTCGTTGTGAAGGTGAAAGGATACTCCTTTTtcaggaagaagaagaaggtgaTCATGGGCTTTGCGGATGGTTTCCGGGGCGAAAGAGTGAGGACCCCGTCTCCTATCATGTATGTCCACGACGTGACCCAGCTCGCTCATAATGGATGCCGGCTGCCCAAAAAGGTAAGGAAGTAAGACTGATAAGAAGCCCCGGCAAGAAGTGTGGAGACCAGTATCCTGCCTCCAAGGAGAAGCAAAGAACGATATGTATGTATCGACTGGTTTCGTAATAATATCATCAGGCTGGAAGTATTTATAAATACTTATTAGACAGTCTTAGATCGGCTTTTGTAACTCAAAACCATTTTGTCATTTCCTGTAATGTTGCTGAGGTGATGGATTTGTTTTGATATGACATGGTTGCATGCAGTTCCCTCTCCTTTTCTGGGTTTCCTATATTACGTGCTGAGATGCTACAAATTTCTTGACTTGCAAGAAGTGAAAAAGTATGAAGTTGCAAGTAATTTAGACGGGTTTCACACTAAAATAATGTTCTGTTTTAATGGTTGGCTCTATCCcctcatttttctttttttaacCGGCGAGAAAATATTCTGAGATTTTGTAAAATTAATCATTGTCTGTGATTCTTTTATTATTAAGCAGGGCAAAATTCAACTCTTTAGGCCAAAATATGCAGAACTCCCTTCATATTCCCTCTTCCCCTCTCACTCAAACTTCTCTGTTGAAGCATTGGAGTGGTTACAGGGGTGAATCTCCTGTGCAATTAATTAGAAGGGTGGAATTAGTGGGTGATTATTTAGAACTTAACTAGAATCTCTAGTGTGGTCAGGAGTGGCTTCTCTGCTATTATTTTGTCTGCATTAGTTGGAAGGACGTAGTATTGCAAAGGAACTTTTAACCAGAATCTTGCTGCAAGATTAGTTGCAGCAAGGAAAACACTGAATCTTGACAGCATCAtacacggaccatgcatggaatGAGATCAATGATTCCATGATTTCATTAATGACAGTGTTCCACATATATATCACTTGAAATTGCTACCAACTGCTTATGTTCATAATAGCAAAGCCAAAAAAGTAGAAATCATAGTTAACCCAGATTACAACCAAAATGCAGACAACACTGAATTTTGGTGCACACACTACTGTATCAAATCATTCTGCTTGTACATGAATGCTTTGCTTCAGAGTATTATTATAAATCTTCGTAAAGCTCCCGATCGATCCTTTTTCCACCACGCCCATATCCATCAATCGTCGGCATATATAAATAGCATCTCCAGCCCCAGCATTGTAGTACTTCACAAGATGGGGACGATATGATGGAACTCCTCACTGCCAAGGATTTGTTCTGCAAACATCCTATTCTGATCGACGTGGTCATGACCCCCCTCGATACTACCAGCCATGCTGACTGACTAGATATCATCGGTGTGAAGACTGCGGGCATACGCCACTAGATCTACTTcttcgttccaaattactcgtcatAGAAATGGAtatatctaaaactaaaatacaactagatacatccatacccgcgacaagtaattcggaacggagggagtacctccATACTTGATGTATGGTAGCATTCCCAAGGATGTAGAGCGCCAGCTTGGCCAGCCCCAACACATCACAAAATCCAGACACGTGGACA
Protein-coding sequences here:
- the LOC125528948 gene encoding uncharacterized transmembrane protein DDB_G0289901-like, with product MAARALGLAGRALLRPLASPGAPRLLSTDKGPLQGLTNAGDPMSRLIMQARNQTDGGFPRHFAENGFTAGGGRMGGNGLTAGDGRMGGNGFTAGGGRMGGNGFTAGGGRMGGNGFTAGGGRMGGNGFTAGGGRMGGNGFTAGGGRMGGNGFTAGGGRMGGNGFTAGGGRAGRVNMEMLRPAGAPRGKRGVLQVTLKGKKTFVTVTDVKGNRKAGASAGCLEDRKGRSRLARYAGEATGEHMGRVASKIGLKSVVVKVKGYSFFRKKKKVIMGFADGFRGERVRTPSPIMYVHDVTQLAHNGCRLPKKVRK